The proteins below are encoded in one region of Penicillium psychrofluorescens genome assembly, chromosome: 4:
- a CDS encoding uncharacterized protein (ID:PFLUO_006204-T1.cds;~source:funannotate) produces the protein MAEDAADPVPQFAFKKRGGKAKATFRKKLVTPPPASDSDFTSSDDDEGHRIKRRRKNAAVTASSTSNARIPAEDQPTGAGPAPLTTSNDATKSSNWYDEEDLSAKNLLGATRARPTPSTSSTMPDGTYKGTANYQSFIQKNPDAPSKQFGPIKASTNVRTITVMDYAPDVCKDYKKTGFCGFGDSCKYLHAREDYAHGWELDRQWDDKTKGKQLNGRVVSQRKGAGKTAEDADDDDDEELLENIPFACIICQKPYQNPIITKCGHYFCESCALQRYRKTPSCAACGAGTGGVFNVAKKLTALLEKKRERARKLREKAIEEGEEVSEEEEEEE, from the exons atggccgaagACGCAGCAGACCCAGTCCCCCAGTTTGCTTTCAAGAAGCGCGGCGGCAAAGCGAAAGCGACCTTCCGCAAGAAGCTCGTCACGCCACCGCCTGCCTCCGACTCCGACTTCACCTCAtccgacgatgacgaagGCCATCGCATCAAGCGACGGCGCAAGAATGCAGCCGTGACCGCATCATCCACCTCTAATGCTCGGATACCCGCAGAGGACCAGCCTACGGGCGCCGGTCCGGCGCCTTTAACAACCAGCAACGATGCGACCAAATCCTCCAACTGGtacgatgaagaagacctgAGCGCGAAGAACCTACTGGGAGCAACCCGAGCACGGCCGACaccatccacatcctcgaccatGCCGGACGGCACCTACAAGGGAACGGCCAACTACCAATCCttcatccagaagaatccGGACGCCCCTAGCAAGCAGTTTGGGCCGATCAAAGCATCGACGAACGTACGCACGATCACCGTGATGGATTATGCGCCTGATGTGTGCAAGGACTATAAAAAGACAGGAT TCTGCGGTTTTGGCGACAGTTGCAAGTACCTGCATGCACGTGAGGACTACGCGCATGGGTGGGAGTTGGATCGCCAATGGGACGACAAAACCAAGGGCAAGCAGTTGAACGGGCGGGTGGTGTCTCAGCGCAAAGGCGCGGGCaagaccgccgaggacgcggatgacgatgacgacgaagagcTGCTGGAGAATATCCCGTTTGCCTGCATTATCTGCCAAAAACCCTACCAGAACCCGATCATCACCAAGTGCGGGCATTACTTTTGTGAATCGTGTGCGTTGCAGCGATACCGCAAGACTCCATCCTGCGCTGCGTGCGGGGCGGGGACCGGGGGGGTGTTTAATGTGGCGAAGAAGCTGacggcgctgctggagaagaagcgggagCGCGCGCGGAAGCTACGGGAGAAGGCGatcgaggagggcgaggaggttagcgaggaagaagaggaggaagaatga
- a CDS encoding uncharacterized protein (ID:PFLUO_006203-T1.cds;~source:funannotate), whose translation MDTRLGAGGSLASMEDPFLSPTAQAPAAREPHRYSSFDTQLFSLNVSSPAQAKRALEAHLAETERRLEEASKLGTALIEQQRELSDQLKEVEQQPDESEMGPELRRKLADLEKEYTEVGRESARAFLAPKRLAGGLEDVPSLDQKTPLSPALFAGQATNSPSKVSAPSRKQRNQPSNRVHDIEFATEISTSLLAQVRQLQSLLAEREETLKSVNLEKSRLEIEAEGYAQRIRALDESEQRYKDENWSLETQTHELQAQVKEATDREKRLTSTLSTSNSEKNAVERELEELRQANAKLQEEHTAVQKATDTEHNVLRRNLNASDAEKGALQKKLEELTSQNQELAKAVATRLRQHDIQGIRDLPLDAEGDEPEQITPDNSPPPSPNKFTPRHNHLESETLKSSLGHAHRMIQNLKSTIHREKTEKIELKRMLQEARDEVEQRRRDPGANGSTGKRQKTKQDSFRKPLRPDLLGAGRKEQSFVELQETDWEDNAGQASPTRKSTAGSRSVAESSDEASDVYQTATEAEDGFETANERGTATESEAFQTGVESMADDSSNDSADLTETEATPRNLTMSKPRDRNSYYSTASTDEDEEEAGGASPSQINLPRARLRSRRSVLRRIRPSGEAPMASTSRPNSARNSPAPSSEQEQAAQGGQSLFAELADLEGAEEDYDEGFGAASQLSTPRTARGLDSRRSSEAVIQSMRKPAMVDSGVMTDPWEDSMTPVTVVDPTPATPQAVETPTLVSSGTQWTPLKPTAADADHLTNVPTPPKMAWDDHSAQEQPRETAPLPELGIATVFAEETVPEAPRWPELSVSYIMGGVTTPVQHELPAPEIPQLALSSVFTQTIEPVVPVVATVPEPVREIPQLSFSSLYSQSTEPILAQLPVPVPEVITADAGTSPELVVSSISSAYTEPVAARIPEPVVVPESKVQHPALSVSMLDAVSTQPRTHQPLAPPVRPLSLSTVNSVETLPVKSVPRVVPVVADLSTQTEPSEAGGAAVVVHEDPPTRSRTTSASDNAGLALSDISGNALRQHFSSVNTDQASQTILSSKQIDKILMDRESNRPLSSREGIQAAAVDSAAASPFATPKARPRLQSRQSSTPSYRRPSSANSQVSAHNAHPPLPVDHREVIMAAEKKSIDLPPPSPTIMGPPLAPASAYRINAQTHPRTPNEQAVQTGSARTGSSRARLRAGSQSQMSRRSSVSSFASELEERFNMNIPHAGPMPHGYGPGTDPRMIQAITQTMIGEFLWKYTRKTVSGDFSSTRHRRYFWVHPYTRTLYWSDQDPQTAGKSQLRTKSVPIEAVRVVADDNPYPPGLHYRSLEVVSPGRRVRFTATTSQRHETWFNALSYLLLRETNDNCEDQDNGVTLDDIDEFNPGFRSASRQKTRMSFSSQNRQQRTTSSMSMRSATGRASPALSSPGGHSLQVPGGQRSASRLSTIFNGSIRGSIASLKGRHSQAASVHNESLHDNDSADDLQQDDDEDRLENVRACCDGKHDVSSLSRNSRYSPKVDRHSQHYH comes from the exons ATGGATACGCGCCTTGGAGCTGGGGGCTCCTTGGCCTCGATGGAGGACCCATTTTTGTCACCGACTGCACAAGCGCCCGCGGCGCGAGAACCGCATCGCTACTCGTCATTCGACACGCAGCTGTTCAGCCTGAATGTATCTTCACCGGCGCAGGCCAAACGGGCCCTCGAGGCCCACCTCGCCGAGACTGAGCGGCGACTGGAAGAAGCATCCAAGTTGGGTACAGCATTGATCGAACAGCAGCGGGAATTGTCAGACCAGTTGAAAGAAGTGGAACAGCAGCCGGATGAGAGTGAGATGGGACCCGAGTTGCGACGGAAGCTGGCCGATTTGGAGAAGGAATATACCGAAGTCGGTCGGGAGTCTGCGCGCGCCTTTTTGGCTCCGAAACGGCTGGCTGGGGGTTTGGAGGACGTTCCCTCCCTCGATCAAAAG ACACCCCTTAGCCCGGCCTTGTTCGCAGGCCAAGCTACCAACTCGCCCAGCAAAGTCAGCGCTCCCTCTCGCAAGCAGCGCAATCAACCTTCGAATCGTGTGCATGATATCGAATTCGCCACGGAAATCTCGACATCTCTCCTGGCTCAAGTGCGCCAATTGCAGTCGCTTCTCGCGGAACGGGAGGAGACGTTGAAGTCAGTCAATCTGGAGAAATCTCggctggagattgaggcGGAAGGATACGCGCAGCGGATACGCGCCCTGGACGAGAGCGAGCAGCGCTACAAGGACGAGAACTGGTCTCTTGAGACACAAACACATGAACTCCAGGCCCAGGTCAAAGAAGCTACGGACCGTGAAAAACGCCTGACCAGCACCTTGAGCACTTCGAACTCGGAAAAGAACGCAGTGGAGCGCGAGTTGGAGGAACTGCGGCAAGCCAACGCAAAGCTACAGGAGGAGCACACTGCAGTGCAAAAGGCCACCGATACCGAGCACAATGTCTTGCGACGCAACCTCAACGCCAGTGACGCGGAAAAGGGTgccctgcagaagaagctggaggagttgaCTTCCCAGAACCAAGAGCTAGCAAAGGCAGTGGCTACGCGGCTCCGGCAGCACGACATACAAGGCATTCGGGATCTGCCTCTCGAcgccgagggcgacgagcctGAGCAAATTACTCCGGACAACTCTCCGCCTCCGTCACCAAACAAGTTCACTCCGCGCCATAATCATTTGGAGTCGGAAACGCTGAAGAGCTCTCTTGGCCATGCTCACCGCATGATCCAGAATCTCAAGAGTACCATTCACCGTGAGAAGACTGAGAAAATTGAGCTGAAGCGCATGCTCCAAGAAGCCCGGGATGAAGTTGAGCAACGCCGTCGTGATCCTGGAGCAAACGGTTCGACGGGCAAGCGTCAAAAGACGAAGCAAGATTCGTTCCGCAAGCCTCTGCGCCCTGACCTTTTGGGTGCCGGCCGGAAGGAGCAGTCCTTTGTCGAACTTCAAGAAACCGATTGGGAGGATAATGCCGGCCAGGCCAGCCCGACCCGCAAGTCCACAGCCGGAAGCCGCTCTGTGGCAGAGTCCTCTGATGAGGCGAGCGATGTCTACCAGACTGCCACCGAGGCAGAGGATGGATTCGAAACGGCCAATGAGCGGGGCACCGCTACCGAGAGCGAAGCATTCCAGACCGGTGTGGAAAGCATGGCGGATGACAGCAGTAATGATTCGGCTGATCTGACGGAAACCGAGGCCACTCCTCGCAACCTGACGATGAGCAAACCTCGCGATCGAAATTCATACTACAGCACGGCTTCcacggatgaagatgaggaagaggctggAGGTGCTTCACCAAGCCAGATTAACCTCCCTCGAGCCCGACTTCGGTCGAGGCGGAGCGTCCTCAGACGGATTCGCCCGTCCGGAGAAGCCCCGATGGCCTCTACCAGCCGACCCAACAGCGCCCGCAATTCGCCCGCTCCCAGTTccgagcaggagcaggcGGCCCAGGGCGGCCAGAGCCTGTTTGCAGAGCTTGCTGACTTGGAGGGTGCCGAAGAAGATTATGATGAGGGTTTCGGCGCAGCTTCGCAGCTCTCGACGCCGCGCACGGCCAGGGGACTGGACTCCAGAAGATCTTCCGAAGCCGTTATTCAGTCGATGCGCAAACCTGCTATGGTCGACTCCGGCGTAATGACTGACCCTTGGGAGGACTCAATGACTCCTGTTACTGTTGTCGATCCTACCCCAGCCACTCCGCAGGCAGTGGAAACTCCGACACTGGTCAGCTCAGGAACACAGTGGACGCCTCTGAAGCCCACGGCCGCAGATGCGGATCACTTGACCAATGTGCCTACGCCGCCAAAGATGGCATGGGATGACCATTCAGCGCAAGAACAACCGCGCGAAACGGCTCCTCTGCCCGAACTTGGAATTGCAACTGTTTTTGCGGAGGAGACTGTGCCTGAAGCACCTAGGTGGCCAGAACTGAGTGTTTCCTACATAATGGGAGGCGTGACGACACCTGTGCAACATGAGCTTCCTGCCCCGGAAATCCCTCAGCTCGCCCTGTCTTCCGTCTTCACCCAAACTATCGAGCCGGTTGTGCCTGTTGTGGCCACGGTTCCCGAGCCGGTGCGCGAGATTCCTCAATTATCGTTCTCGTCGCTATACAGCCAATCCACGGAACCGATTCTGGCACAGCTTCCTGTACCTGTACCGGAAGTGATCACTGCAGACGCAGGAACCAGCCCTGAACTGGTTGTTTCGTCAATCTCTTCTGCATACACCGAACCGGTCGCAGCCCGGATACCCGAGCCTGTCGTGGTTCCGGAGTCGAAGGTTCAACACCCAGCGCTATCGGTCTCCATGCTTGATGCTGTTTCCACCCAGCCACGAACACACCAGCCCCTTGCACCTCCAGTGAGGCCACTCTCATTGTCTACCGTGAACTCAGTTGAAACCCTGCCGGTCAAGTCTGTACCGCGCGTCGTTCCTGTAGTGGCAGATCTGTCCACCCAAACCGAGCCTAGCGAAGCTGGTGGCGCTGCCGTGGTGGTTCATGAAGATCCGCCTACTCGTAGTCGCACTACCAGCGCTTCTGATAACGCCGGATTGGCATTGAGCGACATTTCTGGTAACGCCCTCCGCCAACATTTCAGCTCGGTCAACACGGACCAGGCGTCTCAGACGATCTTGTCTTCGAAGCAGATCGATAAAATCCTCATGGATCGGGAGTCCAACCGCCCACTTTCTTCCCGAGAAGGCATCCAAGCGGCAGCTGTGGACTCTGCCGCCGCGTCCCCATTCGCAACGCCCAAGGCTCGGCCCCGTCTCCAATCGAGACAGTCATCAACACCAAGTTACAGGCGGCCGAGCAGTGCCAACAGCCAGGTCTCTGCCCACAATGCGCACCCACCACTCCCTGTCGATCACCGCGAGGTGATTATGGCcgccgagaagaagtccATCGACCTGCCGCCACCCTCGCCTACTATCATGGGTCCACCACTAGCACCGGCATCTGCATACCGAATCAACGCGCAAACGCACCCACGAACCCCCAACGAACAGGCTGTGCAGACCGGCTCTGCCAGAACTGGGTCGTCGCGAGCCAGACTGCGGGCAGGAAGCCAAAGCCAGATGTCCCGAAGGTCGTCGGTATCGTCATTTGCATCTGAACTGGAGGAGCGGTTCAACATGAACATCCCTCACGCGGGTCCCATGCCTCATGGCTACGGCCCAGGCACGGATCCACGCATGATCCAGGCGATTACGCAGACGATGATCGGCGAGTTCCTCTGGAAATACACCCGCAAGACTGTTTCTGGGGACTTTTCGTCAACGCGGCATCGGCGTTACTTCTGGGTTCACCCGTACACCCGCACTTTGTATTGGAGTGACCAAGACCCGCAGACTGCTGGAAAGAGCCAGCTGCGGACCAAGAGTGTGCCTATCGAAGCCGTCCGAGTGGTCGCAGACGACAACCCCTACCCACCGGGTCTTCACTACAGGAGCTTAGAAGTGGTCAGCCCCGGCCGACGAGTCCGGTTCACTGCTACCACCAGCCAGAGACATGAGACATGGTTCAATGCTTTGTCGTACCTGCTGCTGAGGGAGACCAATGACAACTGCGAGGATCAAGATAACGGCGTGACCCTGGAT
- a CDS encoding uncharacterized protein (ID:PFLUO_006206-T1.cds;~source:funannotate): MSDDNPPREEDAFEEEELDETGFISVKDAVLFAIDVSSSMLTPRPSSDPKKPGEVSPTSAALKCAYHLMQQRIISNPHDMIGVLLYGTKSSKFYDEDDESRGDLSYPHCYLFTDLGIPSAQEVKELRDLAEDEAGAREILMPSEEPVSMANVLFCANQIFTSKAPNFLSRRLFIVTDNDNPHEDSKSLRSAATVRARDLYDLGVTIELFPISGPDHEFDTAKFYDDIIYKTSPSDGEAPAYLKPDTHASTAKGDGISLLNSLLSSINSRSVARRALFSNVALEIGPDFKISVNGYLLLKRQEPARSCFVWLGGETPQITQGVTTLMADDTAHTVEKGEIRKAYKFGGEQISFTTEEQQALRGFGDPVIRIIGFKPLAALPFWANVKHPTFIYPSEEDYVGSTRVFSALQQKLLEDEKMALVWFIPRKNASPVLAAMIAGTEKVDEEGVQKVPPGMWIIPLPFADDVRQNPESTLNVAPDSLIDAMREVVQQLQLPKAVYDPQKYPNPSLQWHYRILQALALDEDHPGTPEDKTVPKYRQIHKRAGDYVLAWSEELDKQYSTMFGGAGTTTLVKRGAKEPAGDADGPPAKKAKIEGGTSGIDDEVRRSYEKGAVSKLTVPVLREFLTAHGRTGAGLKKAELVERVEQHFEKY, encoded by the exons ATGTCGGATGATAATCCCCCGCGCGAGGAGGACGCTTttgaagaggaggagctcgatgAGACG GGCTTCATATCCGTCAAAGATGCCGTGCTCTTCGCCATCGATGTCAGCAGCTCGATGTTGAcgcctcgtccatcctcCGATCCCAAGAAACCCGGCGAAGTATCTCCAACCTCTGCAGCTCTGAAGTGTGCATACCATTTGATGCAGCAACGCATCATCAGCAACCCCCATGACATGATCGGTGTCTTGCTGTACGGAACCAAGTCATCCAAGTTCtacgacgaagatgacgaaaGTCGCGGAGATCTCTCATATCCCCACTGTTATCTCTTCACAGACCTTGGGATTCCGTCGGCGCAGGAGGTCAAAGAACTACGAGACCTGGCAGAGGATGAAGCGGGCGCGCGCGAAATTCTGATGCCGTCAGAGGAGCCAGTGTCTATGGCCAATGTGCTGTTCTGTGCGAATCAGATCTTCACGTCCAAGGCTCCCAATTTCCTGTCCCGACGACTGTTCATCGTCACCGACAATGACAACCCGCATGAAGACAGCAAGTCGCTTCGGTCAGCTGCGACAGTTCGTGCGAGAGACCTGTACGATCTGGGCGTCACAATCGAACTGTTTCCCATTTCTGGGCCCGACCACGAATTCGACACGGCCAAGTTCTATGAT GATATCATTTACAAAACGTCACCCAGCGACGGAGAGGCGCCTGCTTACTTGAAGCCCGACACCCACGCATCCACAGCCAAAGGAGATGGGATTTCATTGCTCAATTCTCTCTTGTCTAGCATCAACTCTCGATCAGTCGCCCGTCGGGCGCTTTTTTCGAATGTTGCCCTCGAAATCGGACCCGATTTCAAGATTTCAGTCAACGGATACCTGCTACTGAAACGACAGGAACCCGCGAGAAGTTGCTTTGTTTGGCTTGGAGGAGAGACTCCTCAGATTACACAGGGTGTCACCACTCTGATGGCCGATGATACTGCACACACCGTCGAAAAGGGGGAGATTCGGAAAGCTTACAAATTTGGCGGCGAGCAGATTTCCTTTACGACCGAAGAGCAACAGGCGTTACGGGGTTTCGGCGACCCAGTGATTCGAATCATCGGGTTCAAGCCACTGGCTGCGCTCCCATTCTGGGCCAACGTCAAACATCCCACGTTCATTTATCCCTCTGAGGAGGACTACGTTGGCTCAACGCGGGTTTTCTCTGCGCTACAGCAAAAACTCCTCGAGGATGAGAAAATGGCCTTGGTCTGGTTCATTCCTCGCAAAAATGCGTCGCCGGTCTTGGCTGCCATGATTGCCGGCACTGagaaggtggatgaggaaggtGTGCAGAAAGTTCCTCCGGGGATGTGGATTATCCCGCTGCCCTTCGCGGATGATGTTCGACAGAATCCAGAGTCTACCTTGAATGTGGCTCCAGATTCATTGATCGATGCCATGCGGGAGGTGGTTCAGCAGTTACAACTTCCGAAAGCTGTCTATGACCCCCAAAAGTACCCAAACCCTT CTCTTCAATGGCATTATCGCATTCTTCAAGCTCTTGCTCTGGATGAAGACCATCCCGGAACGCCAGAGGACAAGACTGTACCTAAATATCGACAGATCCATAAG CGTGCGGGCGACTATGTCCTTGCGTGGTCCGAAGAACTTGACAAGCAGTATTCCACGATGTTTGGCGGCGCAGGAACAACGACCCTAGTTAAAAGAGGCGCAAAAGAGCCAGCAGGCGATGCTGACGGGCCTCCAGCCAAGAAGGCGAAAATCGAAGGAGGCACCTCTGGCATTGATGACGAAGTCAGACGGAGTTACGAGAAGGGAGCGGTGTCCAAG CTCACCGTGCCTGTGCTCCGGGAGTTTTTGACTGCGCATGGACGGACCGGTGCCGGATTGAAGAAGGCAGAGCTCGTAGAACGAGTAGAGCAGCATTTCGAGAAGTACTAG
- a CDS encoding uncharacterized protein (ID:PFLUO_006205-T1.cds;~source:funannotate): MKSGLRITLCASLLLCFSLWLLESHLQDLCNQYRAGSYLAEWLDLKDSGPAPATGEGPPGDKVIVMAKLEEEHTEWVEEELPDWQRAIYTVNPSLDSGADPERLTTPSNKGHESMAYLSYVIDHYDHLPSTIVFLHSHRSGFLLAWHVDAPLHDNVAAMRMLQLDFVQQNGYVNLRCNWNPGCKESHRYNRHVTDQVWHDIFEGTSTPALNVSEGISPATEWQLDAPVQKYLRKPDQIGAACCAQFAVSSDQVRRRPREDYVKIRQWVLDTELNDASSGRVLEFLWHVIFGMESVYCPDEEACYCQVYGRC, translated from the exons ATGAAAAGCGGACTGCGCATCACCTTATGCGCCTCACTCCTGCTGTGTTTCTCATTGTGGCTCCTGGAGTCCCATCTACAGGATCTGTGCAACCAGTATCGCGCGGGCTCGTACCTGGCGGAATGGCTGGATTTGAAAGACTCGGGTCCGGCCCCAGCGACCGGCGAGGGCCCGCCTGGTGACAAGGTGATTGTCATGGCCAagttggaggaagagcacACCGagtgggtggaagaggagctTCCAGA CTGGCAACGTGCGATTTACACAGTCAACCCATCCCTCGACTCCGGCGCCGATCCAGAACGGCTCACAACCCCCTCAAACAAGGGCCACGAGTCCATGGCCTACCTCTCCTACGTAATAGACCACTACGACCACCTCCCCTCCACgatcgtcttcctccactCCCACCGCTCGggcttcctcctcgcctgGCACGTCGACGCTCCATTACACGACAACGTCGCCGCGATGCGCATGCTGCAGCTCGACTTTGTCCAGCAGAACGGCTACGTCAACCTGCGCTGCAACTGGAATCCCGGCTGCAAGGAATCCCACCGCTACAACCGCCACGTCACGGATCAGGTGTGGCACGATATCTTCGAGGGGACCAGTACTCCGGCCTTGAATGTCTCCGAGGGCATCTCGCCTGCGACCGAGTGGCAGCTCGACGCACCGGTGCAGAAGTACCTGCGCAAGCCGGACCAGATCGGCGCCGCGTGCTGCGCCCAGTTTGCTGTGTCAAGTGACCAGGTGCGTCGCCGTCCGCGTGAGGACTATGTCAAGATTAGGCAGTGGGTGCTGGACACCGAACTGAACGATGCCTCGTCCGGCCGCGTGCTGGAGTTCCTGTGGCATGTCATCTTTGGCATGGAATCCGTCTA CTGCCCCGACGAGGAGGCCTGCTATTGCCAGGTCTATGGACGCTGCTAG
- a CDS encoding uncharacterized protein (ID:PFLUO_006207-T1.cds;~source:funannotate), giving the protein MAFRSPFRISRQLLSATGVRSVTRSFLGCGDRRCGLATAVPPVTQDVTGSKGPTAMVFLNMGGPSTTGEVEDFLSRLFADGDLIPLGRLQSYIGPLIARRRTSKIQKQYSDIGGGSPIRKWSEFQCEQMCKLLDKMSPETAPHKPYVAFRYAAPLTETMYQQLFADGFGNGKGGRAVAFTQYPQYSCSTTGSSLNELWKWRNRLEAKGNGSTEGAIQWSVIDRWPSHPGLVEAVAQNVEAQLKTYPEEQRDKVVLLFSAHSLPMSVVNRGDPYPAEVAATVHAVMQRLNFRNPYRLCWQSQVGPSAWLGAQTSDTVQEYVKRGQTDLILVPIAFTSDHIETLYELDLEVIHEANSPGVKRAESLNGNPVFIQALADIAHAHLQKGEPCSTQMTLRCQGCRSERCLEQKKFFAGKELSSLVL; this is encoded by the exons ATGGCATTCCGCAGTCCATTCAGGATATCTCGGCAGCTGCTCAGTGCCACAGGTGTGCGTTCGGTTACTCGCAGCTTTCTAGGATGCGGAGACCGACGATGCGGACTCGCGACTGCTGTGCCCCCGGTGACGCAGGACGTAACCGGTTCCAAGGGTCCGACAGCAATGGTGTTTCTCAACATGGGCGGGCCATCAACAACAGGCGAGGTGGAGGACTTCCTCAGCAGACTATTT GCGGACGGTGACTTGATTCCGTTGGGACGACTCCAATCCTATATCGGACCCCTGATCGCGCGCCGGAGAACATCAAAGATTCAAAAGCAGTATTCCGATATTGGCGGAGGATCGCCAATCCGGAAATGGTCCGAATTCCAGTGCGAACAAATGTGCAagctgctggacaagatGTCTCCCGAGACCGCACCACACAAGCCCTACGTCGCATTCCGCTACGCCGCACCATTGACAGAAACCATGTACCAACAGTTGTTCGCCGATGGATTCGGAAATGGGAAAGGAGGTCGCGCCGTCGCCTTTACGCAATATCCACAATACTCTTGCTCCACCACCGGCAGCTCCCTCAATGAGCTGTGGAAGTGGCGGAATCGCTTGGAAGCGAAGGGAAATGGCAGTACCGAGGGAGCCATCCAGTGGAGCGTCATCGACCGATGGCCCTCCCACCCAGGTCTCGTGGAAGCCGTGGCCCAGAACGTGGAGGCCCAGCTGAAGACGTACCCGGAAGAGCAGCGCGACAAAGTGGTGCTACTGTTTTCCGCGCACAGCTTGCCTATGAGCGTCGTCAACCGAGGCGACCCTTACCCTGCGGAGGTTGCTGCGACCGTCCACGCGGTGATGCAGAGGCTCAACTTCCGCAACCCTTACCGCCTGTGCTGGCAGTCGCAGGTGGGTCCGAGTGCATGGCTCGGTGCGCAGACGAGCGATACGGTGCAGGAGTATGTCAAGCGCGGGCAGACCGACTTGATCCTGGTACCCATTGCCTTTACGAGTGATCACATCGAGACCCTGTACgagctggatctggaagTCATTCACGAAGCCAACAGCCCCGGCGTCAAGCGCGCCGAGAGTCTGAACGGGAACCCGGTCTTCATCCAAGCGCTGGCGGATATTGCCCACGCGCACCTACAGAAGGGCGAGCCGTGCTCGACCCAGATGACGCTGCGCTGTCAGGGCTGTCGGAGTGAGCGCTGCTTGGAGCAGAAGAAGTTCTTTGCCGGAAAGGAGCTTTCTTCGCTCGTTCTGTAA